The Metabacillus litoralis genome contains a region encoding:
- a CDS encoding sugar phosphate isomerase/epimerase family protein codes for MKLSICTISFRHHLHSLDQIAHWAQNRDFQGIELWGIHAKNLADEPHYGADWLNAYGLETSMLSDYLPLEASESDLLAETKKLSQLAKHWGTKKIRTFVGKKGSAQTTKMEREDLIEKLQLICEYLYSEGQSVLVETHPNTLADNVASTIQLLEEANHPALRINFDVLHVWESGINPLEAMKQLGPYVSHFHFKNIASRSQLDVFSPNNVYAAAGSRKGMVSLFEGSVNYQEFLEKLIPARDVHASLEWFGPNVKEVLEKDGKQINEIIEAMKVRKE; via the coding sequence ATGAAGCTCTCGATCTGCACAATCTCTTTTCGACATCATCTCCACTCCCTTGATCAAATCGCGCACTGGGCTCAAAACCGCGATTTTCAGGGGATTGAGCTTTGGGGAATTCATGCAAAAAACCTAGCCGATGAACCTCATTATGGAGCAGACTGGCTGAATGCATATGGTTTAGAAACAAGTATGCTTAGCGATTACCTTCCGTTAGAGGCTAGCGAATCAGATCTACTTGCAGAAACGAAAAAGCTTTCTCAACTAGCAAAGCATTGGGGAACAAAAAAGATTCGCACTTTTGTTGGAAAAAAGGGAAGTGCGCAGACAACTAAAATGGAACGAGAAGATTTGATAGAAAAGCTTCAATTGATCTGTGAATACCTTTATTCAGAAGGCCAGTCTGTTCTTGTTGAAACACATCCAAATACGTTAGCAGATAACGTAGCTTCAACGATTCAGCTGCTTGAAGAAGCAAATCACCCTGCTCTCCGAATAAACTTTGATGTGTTACATGTATGGGAATCTGGCATAAATCCACTTGAAGCTATGAAGCAGCTTGGACCATATGTGTCTCATTTTCACTTTAAAAATATTGCCTCGCGGTCTCAATTAGATGTTTTCTCTCCTAATAATGTTTATGCAGCCGCCGGCTCTAGAAAAGGAATGGTTTCATTATTTGAAGGGTCTGTAAATTATCAGGAGTTCCTTGAGAAACTGATTCCAGCAAGGGACGTACATGCATCGTTAGAATGGTTTGGTCCAAATGTGAAGGAAGTGCTTGAGAAGGATGGGAAGCAGATTAATGAGATAATTGAGGCTATGAAGGTGAGAAAAGAGTAG
- the zwf gene encoding glucose-6-phosphate dehydrogenase — translation MDSSTFVLFGATGDLAKRKIIPALFRLFYEQKLPTPFSIIGASLTDLSDEDFHEHIKQTIQSFTEFDATIPQMQEFLKLIRYCKVDVTKDQEYQGLLTLIKEREQVLHIPENRLFYLSVAPQFFDVIALKIKESGLGETNGWKRLIIEKPFGHDLASAQQLNEKLTSAFDEEEIYRIDHYLGKPMVQNLEALEFANPVLQSLWNNEHIANVQITASETVGVESRAGYYDKAGAIRDMFQNHMLQLLMMVGMHLPSGLTAKDIREEKRKVIKAVRPIPKEEVSTQVIRGQYGPGEINGQQVPGYTNEQGVDPTSTNDTFVAARLWIDDPVWKGVPFYIRTGKRMKNKSTRIVIEFKNPLKELYETQNVETCPNILEIGINPDPEVSLQLNSKSPLQGGKIVPISVDFSPQHISLPEAYEVLLLDALEGDSTYFAHWKEVELSWKLVQPILEAFEENLVPLHMYPSGSYGPEASYELLEEDGFGWWLDQTKPEKDEFPKFLPHQLAPPRQEQSMSDIELDH, via the coding sequence ATGGATTCTTCAACCTTTGTATTATTTGGTGCAACTGGAGATTTGGCAAAGAGAAAAATTATTCCGGCCCTGTTTCGATTATTTTATGAACAAAAGCTGCCAACTCCGTTTTCGATCATAGGGGCTAGCCTTACAGACCTCTCTGATGAAGATTTTCATGAGCATATCAAGCAAACGATTCAATCCTTTACAGAGTTTGATGCAACAATCCCTCAAATGCAGGAGTTTCTCAAGCTTATTCGCTACTGCAAGGTGGATGTGACAAAGGATCAGGAATATCAAGGATTATTAACTCTAATCAAAGAGCGAGAACAGGTGTTACATATTCCAGAAAACCGTTTGTTTTATTTATCGGTGGCTCCACAATTTTTTGATGTGATCGCATTAAAGATAAAAGAATCAGGTTTAGGAGAGACAAACGGATGGAAGCGGCTTATTATCGAAAAGCCGTTCGGGCACGACCTTGCATCAGCGCAACAATTAAATGAGAAGTTAACAAGTGCATTTGATGAAGAGGAAATCTATCGAATTGATCATTACTTAGGAAAGCCAATGGTTCAAAATCTTGAAGCATTGGAATTTGCTAATCCAGTTCTTCAATCACTTTGGAATAATGAACATATTGCGAATGTCCAAATAACGGCTAGTGAAACCGTTGGTGTCGAAAGCCGAGCAGGTTATTACGATAAAGCTGGGGCTATTCGTGATATGTTTCAAAATCATATGCTGCAGCTTCTTATGATGGTTGGCATGCATTTGCCATCTGGATTAACGGCAAAAGATATCCGAGAAGAAAAGAGAAAAGTAATCAAAGCCGTCCGTCCAATTCCAAAAGAAGAAGTAAGTACACAAGTGATCAGAGGGCAATATGGTCCTGGTGAGATCAATGGGCAACAAGTGCCAGGATATACAAATGAACAGGGTGTAGATCCTACATCTACGAATGACACATTTGTAGCAGCTCGTTTATGGATAGATGATCCAGTTTGGAAAGGCGTTCCGTTCTATATACGTACAGGTAAAAGGATGAAAAATAAGTCTACGAGGATCGTTATTGAATTTAAAAATCCGTTAAAAGAGCTTTATGAAACACAAAATGTAGAAACATGTCCAAATATATTAGAGATCGGAATAAATCCAGATCCGGAAGTTTCTCTACAATTAAATAGTAAAAGTCCTTTACAAGGTGGAAAAATTGTCCCGATCTCTGTAGATTTTTCCCCACAACATATTAGTTTGCCTGAAGCCTATGAAGTTCTGCTTCTAGATGCATTAGAAGGTGATTCTACGTATTTTGCTCATTGGAAGGAGGTTGAACTTTCTTGGAAGCTTGTTCAGCCCATCTTGGAAGCCTTTGAAGAAAATCTTGTTCCATTACACATGTACCCTTCTGGTTCATATGGGCCTGAGGCATCATATGAGCTACTTGAAGAAGATGGATTTGGCTGGTGGTTGGATCAAACAAAACCAGAAAAGGATGAATTCCCTAAATTCTTACCACATCAGCTAGCTCCACCTAGACAAGAACAATCTATGTCTGACATAGAGTTAGACCATTAA
- a CDS encoding DUF6005 family protein, protein MIKVHCFVSCVCEVIKKTNGVDHRPYYFGVWDADFDVLEDGTLTYHSDRIDHEFFQTWYEMLYGIKLQKWYDESKSKQENIEKMLTLLEDKDRHQYVMVMLDLSLLPERENKFHSKPFPHYVMLEKTGNEDEWFMYDPDFRWEGVLPKDRILNAIAEPAVEGGYVFQAERIRPPSAETIQAYFHTCLKLDSNPITDALSDIVKAYTIGEQKENLGQLSPALKQLPVLAIRKYAYEHAFAYFWELLELEEDGFEAWCDEIEHLVKGYTTIQYRAMKLALTKDLSLVDDITSKLAEQNEREFKIKQGLLQCFEQWSKGQNNKIKKVTMI, encoded by the coding sequence ATGATTAAAGTTCATTGCTTTGTTAGCTGTGTTTGTGAGGTCATTAAGAAAACAAATGGAGTTGACCATAGGCCTTATTATTTTGGTGTCTGGGACGCAGATTTTGATGTTCTTGAGGATGGAACATTAACGTACCATTCAGACAGAATTGACCATGAATTTTTTCAAACATGGTATGAAATGCTTTACGGTATTAAGCTACAAAAATGGTACGACGAGTCAAAATCAAAGCAGGAAAATATCGAAAAGATGTTAACACTTTTAGAGGATAAAGATCGGCACCAATATGTGATGGTGATGCTCGACTTATCACTGCTTCCAGAACGAGAAAATAAGTTTCATTCAAAGCCTTTTCCTCATTATGTGATGCTTGAAAAAACAGGAAATGAGGATGAGTGGTTTATGTATGATCCTGATTTTAGGTGGGAGGGCGTATTACCGAAGGACAGAATTCTGAACGCCATTGCGGAACCAGCAGTAGAAGGAGGGTATGTTTTTCAGGCTGAAAGGATTCGCCCTCCAAGTGCTGAGACAATTCAAGCTTATTTTCATACTTGCCTTAAGCTTGATTCCAATCCTATTACAGATGCTCTATCAGACATTGTTAAAGCCTATACAATTGGAGAACAGAAGGAGAATCTAGGTCAGCTTTCACCGGCATTAAAGCAATTACCTGTACTTGCGATTCGAAAATATGCGTATGAGCATGCCTTTGCTTACTTTTGGGAGCTTCTTGAGCTTGAGGAGGATGGCTTTGAAGCTTGGTGTGATGAAATTGAACATCTTGTAAAGGGGTATACAACTATACAATACCGAGCAATGAAGCTTGCGCTAACAAAGGACTTATCACTTGTTGATGATATTACTTCAAAATTAGCTGAGCAAAACGAACGAGAATTTAAGATTAAACAGGGATTATTGCAATGCTTTGAACAATGGTCTAAAGGACAAAACAACAAGATAAAGAAGGTGACAATGATATGA
- a CDS encoding IucA/IucC family protein, whose amino-acid sequence MNDSAKIIAENATFQAFFNSYIREAGTGHYIRTEDWIIENRSSILLDGPYIIELELLQQDIRIAIEVNYLSKVGRHVLGAALKYCQKGKQWYREEKLTLMMTLIQELHLITNSNSDHDLASHYDELILRLIGSYQTMKRYIEARMEDSQTLYSENSSFIETEQSLLFGHWFHPTPKSRQGMSYWQHKSFAPELAGSFQLHYFQVDSSMIKEECILSTESASDLLKTALIHSSPTLHIPKEAFIIPMHPLQAQWLLQQDHVKDAMNKGLIKSLGTLGKNYTATSSLRTVYRADEEYMLKFSIPVKVTNSLRVNQQHELKAGVVIARLWRKLSFNEYYPAFQMIDDPGYVTVDFPNQKESGFEVIIRSNPFPSGRDEGISSIAAIVQDPLPNQQSRLYHLILKVVKRDHLSIEEVSMKWFENYWCCAVEPLIRLYDEYGIALEAHQQNSVLDVSEGYPKTYFYRDNQGYYLSEHHKQVLCQMEPSLLEAPELFYENSLIQERFTYYLVMNQLFSVIYRFGADGLISEATLLEWSLDKLKMLEGELVGQGKQFVSSLLNEEKLSYKANLLTRLHDVDELTAKLEQAIYTKIDNPFLPLQKEEKCAKVISYTY is encoded by the coding sequence ATGAACGATTCAGCTAAAATAATCGCTGAAAACGCAACGTTTCAGGCCTTTTTTAATAGTTATATTCGAGAAGCTGGTACTGGACATTACATAAGGACGGAGGATTGGATCATAGAAAATAGGTCTTCGATCCTCCTTGATGGTCCATACATTATAGAGCTTGAGCTTCTTCAGCAAGACATTCGAATAGCAATCGAAGTAAACTATCTCTCAAAGGTTGGAAGGCATGTTTTAGGAGCAGCACTTAAGTACTGTCAGAAGGGAAAGCAGTGGTATAGAGAAGAAAAGCTCACCCTTATGATGACGTTGATTCAAGAGCTTCACTTAATAACAAATTCTAACAGTGATCATGATCTTGCTTCACATTATGATGAACTTATTCTCAGATTAATTGGAAGCTATCAAACAATGAAAAGATATATTGAAGCAAGAATGGAGGATTCTCAAACTCTTTATTCAGAAAACAGCTCATTTATTGAAACAGAGCAATCGTTACTTTTTGGTCATTGGTTTCACCCTACACCAAAAAGCAGGCAAGGAATGTCATATTGGCAGCACAAAAGCTTTGCACCAGAATTAGCAGGAAGTTTTCAGCTTCATTACTTTCAAGTTGATTCCAGCATGATAAAAGAAGAATGCATTTTGTCAACTGAGAGTGCTAGTGATCTGCTGAAAACGGCCTTAATTCATTCATCTCCGACTCTACACATACCGAAAGAAGCTTTTATCATTCCAATGCACCCACTTCAAGCTCAGTGGCTTTTACAACAAGATCATGTGAAAGACGCAATGAATAAGGGATTAATAAAAAGCTTAGGGACTTTAGGGAAAAACTATACCGCAACATCCTCACTACGAACGGTTTATAGAGCTGATGAGGAGTATATGCTCAAATTTTCAATTCCTGTGAAAGTCACCAATTCATTACGAGTGAATCAACAGCATGAACTAAAAGCTGGTGTCGTAATAGCAAGATTATGGAGGAAATTATCGTTTAATGAATATTATCCAGCTTTCCAAATGATTGACGATCCAGGTTATGTAACGGTTGATTTTCCAAATCAGAAAGAATCAGGATTTGAAGTGATTATTAGGTCAAATCCCTTTCCTTCAGGAAGAGATGAGGGAATAAGCTCCATTGCAGCCATTGTTCAAGATCCTTTGCCAAATCAACAATCAAGGCTTTATCACCTCATTTTGAAGGTGGTCAAGCGAGATCATCTTTCCATAGAGGAAGTGAGTATGAAATGGTTTGAAAACTATTGGTGCTGTGCGGTTGAACCACTTATCCGTTTATATGATGAATATGGAATTGCATTAGAAGCTCATCAGCAAAACAGTGTTCTAGATGTTTCAGAGGGTTATCCAAAAACGTATTTTTATCGGGATAATCAGGGCTATTATTTATCAGAACATCACAAACAAGTTCTTTGTCAGATGGAGCCTTCGTTATTGGAAGCACCGGAGCTTTTTTATGAGAATTCGTTAATACAAGAAAGATTTACCTATTATTTAGTGATGAATCAGCTTTTCTCGGTTATCTACCGATTTGGAGCTGATGGTCTGATATCTGAAGCAACTCTGCTTGAGTGGTCATTAGATAAGCTGAAGATGTTAGAAGGAGAGCTAGTAGGGCAAGGCAAGCAATTTGTTTCTAGCTTATTAAATGAAGAAAAACTATCATACAAAGCAAATTTATTAACACGTCTTCATGATGTAGATGAACTAACAGCCAAGCTAGAGCAAGCCATTTACACAAAAATAGATAATCCTTTCTTACCCCTTCAAAAGGAGGAGAAATGTGCAAAAGTTATCTCTTATACCTACTAA
- a CDS encoding IucA/IucC family protein, whose amino-acid sequence MQKLSLIPTKTTEARVKKQLVEAMIYEGLIQFEERDGTFFLFGKSRTYRLRGKRMAFDRVRLDEENMEATLEELVEECIADDEAKRRLMRELTQTINLCEWNETYLFHPMSRRDTSYEELESEIMEGHPYHPCFKSRIGFSAEDHKQYGPEAKRSFPLIWTAVKRNKVRIAVPGDEEAFWRKELGTLMWEYLLQQLHSMGESFETYTFLPIHPYQWESIQEQLENHLNAREILLLVVKGDYYRATQSVRTLWNESNPEKANIKLSMNMVNTSSVRTLQPHGVCAAPYISTWLDHIIQKDVYLKNEASLVMLKEYAGITFESSEQELEGQLGAIWRESIRLYVEEDKRAVPCNALSLIEQDGRPFIDDWLNRYGIETWLNQLLRVSVVPVWHLLIAHGIAVEAHAQNMILLHKNGWPTKVALRDFHDSLEYVEEFIVDQDLVPNFRSIHPAFKDAPANQYYWMSSVEALRELAMDTLFVFHLSELSALLEKYYGYKEEKFWNAVHTVISLHLEEFPELKQRHKQVEINKSSIYVESLLKKKLNRKSGSEFRHLVKNKLGKREDLR is encoded by the coding sequence GTGCAAAAGTTATCTCTTATACCTACTAAAACAACAGAAGCACGAGTGAAAAAACAATTAGTCGAGGCGATGATATATGAAGGTTTGATTCAATTTGAAGAAAGGGATGGCACCTTTTTTCTATTCGGAAAATCACGTACCTATCGTTTAAGAGGAAAAAGAATGGCCTTTGATAGGGTGCGTTTAGATGAAGAGAATATGGAGGCAACATTAGAAGAGCTAGTAGAAGAGTGTATAGCAGATGATGAGGCAAAACGGCGATTAATGAGAGAGTTAACTCAAACGATAAATCTATGTGAGTGGAATGAAACTTATCTTTTCCACCCCATGTCCAGGAGGGATACAAGCTATGAAGAATTAGAATCAGAAATCATGGAAGGTCATCCCTATCATCCGTGCTTTAAGTCACGTATCGGCTTTTCAGCTGAAGATCATAAACAGTATGGTCCAGAAGCAAAGCGATCGTTTCCATTAATATGGACAGCGGTGAAACGAAACAAAGTTAGAATAGCGGTACCTGGGGACGAGGAAGCATTTTGGAGAAAAGAGCTTGGCACATTAATGTGGGAATACCTGTTACAGCAGCTTCATTCGATGGGAGAAAGTTTTGAAACCTATACGTTTTTACCAATTCATCCTTATCAATGGGAATCAATTCAGGAACAACTAGAAAATCATCTCAATGCAAGAGAAATCCTTTTGTTAGTGGTAAAAGGGGATTATTACAGAGCAACGCAATCTGTTCGCACCTTATGGAACGAGTCCAATCCAGAAAAAGCGAATATCAAGCTGTCTATGAACATGGTCAACACATCTTCTGTAAGAACATTACAACCTCATGGAGTTTGTGCAGCACCGTATATTTCAACTTGGCTTGATCACATCATTCAAAAGGATGTTTATCTAAAAAATGAGGCATCGCTCGTTATGTTGAAGGAATATGCTGGTATCACTTTTGAATCATCGGAGCAAGAGCTAGAGGGACAGCTAGGAGCCATTTGGAGAGAAAGCATAAGGCTATATGTGGAAGAAGATAAGAGGGCTGTCCCGTGTAATGCTCTATCATTAATCGAGCAAGATGGTCGACCATTTATTGATGATTGGCTTAATCGATATGGAATTGAAACTTGGTTAAACCAATTGTTACGAGTAAGTGTAGTCCCTGTCTGGCATCTTCTCATCGCACATGGAATTGCCGTTGAGGCCCATGCCCAAAATATGATTCTTTTACACAAAAATGGCTGGCCAACAAAAGTTGCTTTACGAGATTTCCATGATAGTTTGGAGTATGTTGAGGAGTTCATAGTAGATCAAGACCTCGTTCCAAATTTCAGAAGCATTCATCCTGCTTTTAAAGATGCACCTGCTAATCAATATTATTGGATGTCATCTGTGGAGGCGTTAAGAGAGCTAGCAATGGATACCTTATTTGTCTTTCATCTATCAGAATTATCAGCACTACTTGAAAAATACTATGGCTACAAAGAGGAAAAATTTTGGAATGCAGTCCATACAGTGATTTCTCTTCACTTGGAGGAGTTCCCAGAGTTAAAACAACGACACAAACAGGTAGAAATAAACAAATCGTCTATATATGTTGAATCTCTTTTAAAGAAAAAGCTTAACAGAAAGAGTGGAAGTGAATTTCGTCACCTTGTGAAAAATAAGTTAGGAAAAAGGGAGGATTTGCGATGA
- a CDS encoding AMP-binding protein, translating to MIYVDDHYYTLNEVEKQFELFDSIQPIRECQHKRLAVCLSDMFQWITLCLYIRQKGGMVFPIHPSTPQEGALRMATAASCNLLFYQSFHSITELSSREWEGEGGLIQMSSGTTGAPKCIERSWNSVEEELNSYVSALSLDRFTTSIVACPVTHSYGLISGVLSCLNRGAEPVIITKMNPSFILKKLSEHRNHILYAAPTLLHTLSRLMDANQRFHYVMTSGTVIPATWLESLKAVSTKVFQQYGCSEAGCVAVHTNLQQAWEMGYPLPHLSVEAGEIDSPSEIIVHTATKSISTKDLGYVKDGILSFLARMDDTINVAGLNVYPQEVENVLMKKPRIIEAVVFRKQNKFTGERVCAQYVSTEFIEEIVLREWCSKYLAPHQIPIEFERVSQIDKLPNGKVSRKKLAETYI from the coding sequence ATGATCTATGTGGATGATCATTACTATACATTGAATGAAGTGGAGAAGCAATTTGAGCTCTTTGATTCCATTCAACCGATAAGAGAATGTCAACATAAAAGATTAGCTGTTTGTTTATCTGATATGTTTCAGTGGATCACACTCTGCTTATATATTCGTCAAAAAGGGGGAATGGTGTTTCCTATTCATCCCTCTACACCACAAGAAGGAGCGTTACGAATGGCGACTGCTGCTTCTTGCAACCTTCTATTCTATCAATCATTCCATTCTATAACTGAATTATCTAGTAGAGAATGGGAAGGTGAAGGTGGTCTTATTCAAATGAGTTCGGGTACAACAGGTGCTCCTAAATGTATTGAACGATCATGGAATTCGGTTGAGGAAGAGCTCAATAGTTATGTTTCTGCTTTATCTCTTGATCGTTTCACCACCTCAATCGTAGCTTGTCCTGTTACTCATTCTTATGGATTAATTAGCGGTGTGCTTTCTTGTCTAAATAGAGGAGCAGAGCCTGTTATCATCACAAAAATGAATCCAAGCTTTATATTGAAAAAACTAAGTGAACATCGCAATCATATTCTTTATGCAGCACCAACACTTCTGCACACTCTAAGCAGGTTAATGGATGCGAATCAACGGTTCCACTATGTGATGACTTCAGGAACAGTTATCCCAGCTACTTGGTTAGAGTCATTAAAAGCCGTATCAACAAAGGTTTTTCAGCAGTATGGATGCTCTGAGGCTGGATGTGTTGCCGTTCACACAAATTTACAACAGGCTTGGGAAATGGGATATCCTCTACCACATCTAAGCGTGGAAGCGGGCGAAATCGATTCACCGAGTGAGATCATCGTTCACACAGCAACAAAGTCCATTTCTACAAAGGATTTAGGCTATGTTAAGGATGGGATTCTATCATTTTTAGCAAGAATGGATGACACGATCAATGTTGCTGGCTTAAATGTATACCCTCAAGAAGTGGAAAATGTGTTGATGAAGAAACCGAGAATCATTGAAGCCGTTGTATTTAGAAAGCAAAACAAATTCACAGGAGAACGGGTATGTGCTCAATATGTTTCAACTGAATTTATTGAAGAAATAGTGCTTAGGGAATGGTGTAGCAAGTATCTTGCTCCGCATCAAATACCGATCGAGTTCGAACGTGTTTCACAAATTGACAAACTACCAAATGGCAAGGTAAGTCGAAAAAAATTAGCGGAGACGTACATATGA
- the asbD gene encoding petrobactin biosynthesis protein AsbD, protein MTRDDIIQAIYHILKNKIELPTIASFHEEARLNEDLYMDSVMILELILFIELDLGIKMPDEALSPNDFRTVGHLATFLERQHEKGVVVETHD, encoded by the coding sequence ATGACAAGAGATGATATCATTCAAGCAATCTATCACATATTGAAAAATAAAATAGAGCTTCCGACGATCGCTTCCTTTCATGAAGAAGCACGTTTAAATGAAGATCTTTATATGGATTCAGTCATGATTTTAGAGCTGATTTTATTCATTGAGTTAGATCTAGGGATCAAAATGCCAGACGAGGCACTTTCACCAAATGATTTTAGAACAGTAGGCCACTTAGCTACTTTCTTAGAGCGCCAGCATGAAAAAGGGGTGGTGGTGGAAACCCATGATTAA